Proteins from a single region of Equus asinus isolate D_3611 breed Donkey chromosome 17, EquAss-T2T_v2, whole genome shotgun sequence:
- the FEN1 gene encoding flap endonuclease 1, giving the protein MGIQGLAKLIADVAPGAIRENDIKSYFGRKVAIDASMSIYQFLIAVRQGGDVLQNEEGETTSHLMGMFYRTIRMMENGIKPVYVFDGKPPQLKSGELAKRGERRAEAEKQLQQAQAAGAEEEVEKFTKRLVKVTKQHNDECKHLLSLMGIPYLDAPSEAEASCAALVKAGKVYAAATEDMDCLTFGSPVLMRHLTASEAKKLPIQEFHLSRILQELGLNQEQFVDLCILLGSDYCESIRGIGPKRAVDLIQKHKSIEEIVRRLDPNKYPVPENWLHKEAQQLFLEPEVLDPETVELKWSEPNEEELVKFMCGEKQFSEERIRSGVKRLSKSRQGSTQGRLDDFFKVTGSLSSAKRKEPEPKGSAKKKAKTGAAGKFKRGK; this is encoded by the coding sequence ATGGGAATTCAAGGCCTGGCCAAACTGATTGCTGATGTGGCCCCTGGTGCCATCCGGGAGAATGACATCAAGAGCTACTTTGGCCGCAAGGTGGCCATCGATGCCTCCATGAGCATTTATCAGTTCCTGATTGCTGTTCGCCAGGGTGGGGATGTGCTGCAGAACGAGGAGGGTGAGACCACCAGCCACCTGATGGGCATGTTCTACCGCACCATCCGCATGATGGAGAATGGCATCAAGCCCGTGTACGTCTTTGACGGCAAGCCACCCCAGCTCAAGTCAGGTGAGCTGGCCAAACGCGGCGAGCGGCGGGCTGAGGCAGAGAAGCAGCTGCAACAGGCTCAGGCTGCTGGGGCCGAGGAGGAGGTGGAAAAGTTTACAAAGCGGCTGGTGAAGGTCACCAAGCAACACAACGATGAGTGCAAGCATTTACTGAGCCTCATGGGCATCCCCTACCTCGATGCGCCCAGCGAGGCCGAGGCCAGCTGTGCTGCCCTGGTGAAGGCTGGCAAGGTCTACGCTGCCGCCACGGAGGACATGGATTGCCTGACCTTTGGCAGCCCTGTCCTAATGCGGCATCTGACTGCCAGCGAGGCCAAGAAGCTGCCCATCCAGGAGTTCCACCTCAGCCGGATCCTGCAGGAGCTGGGCCTGAACCAGGAGCAGTTTGTGGATCTGTGCATCCTGCTGGGCAGCGACTACTGTGAGAGCATCCGGGGCATTGGGCCCAAGCGGGCCGTGGACCTCATCCAGAAGCACAAGAGCATCGAGGAGATCGTGCGTCGGCTCGACCCCAACAAGTACCCTGTGCCGGAAAATTGGCTCCACAAGGAGGCCCAGCAGCTCTTCCTGGAGCCTGAGGTCCTGGACCCGGAGACTGTGGAGCTGAAATGGAGTGAGCCAAATGAAGAAGAGCTCGTCAAGTTCATGTGTGGCGAAAAGCAGTTCTCTGAGGAGCGAATCCGCAGTGGGGTCAAGCGGCTGAGCAAGAGCCGCCAGGGCAGCACCCAGGGCCGCCTGGATGATTTCTTCAAGGTCACCGGCTCGCTCTCCTCAGCTAAGCGCAAGGAGCCAGAACCCAAGGGATCTGCTAAGAAGAAGGCAAAGACTGGGGCAGCGGGGAAGTTCAAAAGGGGCAAATAA
- the FADS1 gene encoding acyl-CoA (8-3)-desaturase isoform X2 → MMLFTRQPPRVLSLLLQAAQRVERRAQGVSLSGGCWIHLEGERPETGEDVHSLKTSPLGQPPRQDDIGCQDSPSPLPTPTPASLAGLPRRRALHPPTPSARPTPPVPGRANSYPRTLWPPAHSRQPPPEPGRRTREPPQEPLSSPGRKRRRSGSGIERQLLQGAREGAPLGARPQPRAPGQAGRQGLAAPAAGSTNGRARRGARRAAPGGLKTARAGGGLRTRATPSEPRARARQPCPAGAQSRPAPMAPETPAQGPTPRYFTWDEVAQRSGRGKEQWLVIDRKVYNISEFTRRHPGGSRVISHYAGQDATDPFVAFHINKSLVRKYMNSLLIGELSPEQPSFEPTKNKELTDEFRELRATVEQMGLMKPNHIFFLLYLLHILLLDVAAWLTLWVFGTSFVPFLLCAVLLSTVQGAPASWWNHLHFQHHAKPNCFRKDPDINMHPFFFALGKILSVELGKQKKKYMPYNHQHKYFFLIGPPALLPLYFQWYIFYFVIQRKKWVDLAWMVTFYVRIVLTYVPLLGLKGFLGLFFMVRFLESNWFVWVTQMNHIPMHIDHDQNKDWFSTQLQATCNVHKSAFNDWFSGHLNFQIEHHLFPTMPRHNYHKVAPLVQSLCAKHGIQYQSKPLLSAFADIVYSLKESGQLWLDAYLQQ, encoded by the exons ATGATGCTGTTCACAAGACAACCGCCAAGGGTTCTCAGCCTGTTACTTCAGGCAGCTCAACGGGTGGAGCGGCGCGCCCAGGGTGTGAGTTTATCAGGTGGATGCTGGATCCACCTGGAGGGCGAGCGTCCGGAGACTGGCGAGGATGTCCACAGCCTAAAGACCAGCCCCCTAGGGCAGCCTCCGCGCCAGGACGACATCGGCTGCCaggacagcccctcccccctccccacccctactcctGCCAGCCTGGCAGGCCTCCCTCGCCGCCGGGCCCTCCATCCACCTACTCCCTCGGCTCGGCCGACGCCCCCCGTCCCTGGCCGAGCCAACTCCTACCCCAGAACCCTGTGGCCACCCGCGCACTCGCGGCAGCCGCCCCCCGAGCCAGGCCGGCGCACCCGGGAGCCTCCCCAGGAACCGTTATCCTCGCCTGGGAGGAAACGCCGCAGGTCGGGAAGCGGGATCGAGCGGCAACTCCTTCAAGGAGCCCGCGAGGGGGCGCCCCTCGGCGCCCGCCCCCAGCCGCGGGctccaggccaggctgggaggcagggtcTCGCTGCCCCCGCCGCGGGCTCGACCAATGGGAGAGCGCGCAGAGGGGCTCGGAGGGCCGCGCCGGGAGGGCTGAAAACCGCGCGCGCGGGCGGCGGGCTGCGGACGCGCGCTACACCCAGCGAGCCCCGAGCGCGCGCGCGACAGCCCTGCCCGGCCGGCGCTCAGAGTCGCCCGGCCCCGATGGCCCCCGAGACCCCGGCCCAGGGGCCGACCCCACGCTACTTCACTTGGGACGAGGTGGCGCAGCGCTCCGGCCGCGGGAAGGAGCAGTGGCTGGTCATCGACCGGAAGGTGTACAACATCAGCGAGTTCACGCGCCGGCACCCCGGAGGCTCCCGGGTCATCAGCCACTACGCCGGGCAGGATGCAACG GATCCTTTTGTGGCATTCCACATCAACAAGAGCCTTGTGAGGAAGTATATGAACTCTCTCCTGATTGGAGAACTGTCTCCTGAGCAGCCCAGCTTTGAGCCCACTAAGAAC AAAGAGCTGACCGATGAGTTCCGGGAACTGCGGGCCACAGTGGAGCAGATGGGGCTCATGAAGCCCAACCACATCTTCTTCCTGCTGTACCTACTGCACATCCTGCTGCTGGATGTGGCTGCCTGGCTCACTCTTTGGGTCTTTGGGACATCCTTCGTGCCCTTCCTCCTCTGTGCAGTGCTGCTCAGCACAGTTCAG GGGGCCCCTGCCAGTTGGTGGAACCACCTGCACTTCCAGCATCACGCCAAGCCCAACTGCTTCCGCAAAGACCCAGACATCAACATGCACCCCTTCTTCTTTGCCTTGGGGAAGATCCTCTCTGTGGAG CTTGGGAAACAGAAGAAGAAGTACATGCCATACAACCACCAGCACAAATACTTCTTCCTGA TTGGGCCCCCAGCCTTGCTGCCTCTCTATTTCCAGtggtatattttctattttgttatccAGCGGAAGAAGTGGGTG GACTTGGCCTGGATGGTCACCTTCTACGTTCGCATCGTCCTCACTTACGTGCCATTGTTGGGACTGAAAGGCTTCCTGGGCCTTTTCTTCATGGTCAG GTTCCTGGAAAGCAACTGGTTTGTGTGGGTGACACAGATGAACCATATCCCCATGCACATTGATCATGACCAGAACAAGGACTGGTTCTCCACCCAG CTCCAGGCAACATGCAATGTGCACAAGTCTGCCTTCAATGACTGGTTCAGTGGGCATCTCAACTTCCAGATCGAGCACCA TCTTTTCCCCACGATGCCTCGACACAATTACCACAAAGTGGCTCCCCTGGTGCAGTCCCTGTGCGCCAAGCATGGCATCCAGTACCAGTCCAAGCCCCTGCTCTCAGCCTTTGCCGACATCGTCTA CTCACTGAAGGAGTCCGGGCAGCTCTGGCTAGATGCCTATCTTCAGCAATAA
- the FADS1 gene encoding acyl-CoA (8-3)-desaturase isoform X1: MMLFTRQPPRVLSLLLQAAQRVERRAQGVSLSGGCWIHLEGERPETGEDVHSLKTSPLGQPPRQDDIGCQDSPSPLPTPTPASLAGLPRRRALHPPTPSARPTPPVPGRANSYPRTLWPPAHSRQPPPEPGRRTREPPQEPLSSPGRKRRRSGSGIERQLLQGAREGAPLGARPQPRAPGQAGRQGLAAPAAGSTNGRARRGARRAAPGGLKTARAGGGLRTRATPSEPRARARQPCPAGAQSRPAPMAPETPAQGPTPRYFTWDEVAQRSGRGKEQWLVIDRKVYNISEFTRRHPGGSRVISHYAGQDATDPFVAFHINKSLVRKYMNSLLIGELSPEQPSFEPTKNKELTDEFRELRATVEQMGLMKPNHIFFLLYLLHILLLDVAAWLTLWVFGTSFVPFLLCAVLLSTVQAQAGWLQHDFGHLSVFSTSTWNHLLHHFVIGQLKGAPASWWNHLHFQHHAKPNCFRKDPDINMHPFFFALGKILSVELGKQKKKYMPYNHQHKYFFLIGPPALLPLYFQWYIFYFVIQRKKWVDLAWMVTFYVRIVLTYVPLLGLKGFLGLFFMVRFLESNWFVWVTQMNHIPMHIDHDQNKDWFSTQLQATCNVHKSAFNDWFSGHLNFQIEHHLFPTMPRHNYHKVAPLVQSLCAKHGIQYQSKPLLSAFADIVYSLKESGQLWLDAYLQQ; the protein is encoded by the exons ATGATGCTGTTCACAAGACAACCGCCAAGGGTTCTCAGCCTGTTACTTCAGGCAGCTCAACGGGTGGAGCGGCGCGCCCAGGGTGTGAGTTTATCAGGTGGATGCTGGATCCACCTGGAGGGCGAGCGTCCGGAGACTGGCGAGGATGTCCACAGCCTAAAGACCAGCCCCCTAGGGCAGCCTCCGCGCCAGGACGACATCGGCTGCCaggacagcccctcccccctccccacccctactcctGCCAGCCTGGCAGGCCTCCCTCGCCGCCGGGCCCTCCATCCACCTACTCCCTCGGCTCGGCCGACGCCCCCCGTCCCTGGCCGAGCCAACTCCTACCCCAGAACCCTGTGGCCACCCGCGCACTCGCGGCAGCCGCCCCCCGAGCCAGGCCGGCGCACCCGGGAGCCTCCCCAGGAACCGTTATCCTCGCCTGGGAGGAAACGCCGCAGGTCGGGAAGCGGGATCGAGCGGCAACTCCTTCAAGGAGCCCGCGAGGGGGCGCCCCTCGGCGCCCGCCCCCAGCCGCGGGctccaggccaggctgggaggcagggtcTCGCTGCCCCCGCCGCGGGCTCGACCAATGGGAGAGCGCGCAGAGGGGCTCGGAGGGCCGCGCCGGGAGGGCTGAAAACCGCGCGCGCGGGCGGCGGGCTGCGGACGCGCGCTACACCCAGCGAGCCCCGAGCGCGCGCGCGACAGCCCTGCCCGGCCGGCGCTCAGAGTCGCCCGGCCCCGATGGCCCCCGAGACCCCGGCCCAGGGGCCGACCCCACGCTACTTCACTTGGGACGAGGTGGCGCAGCGCTCCGGCCGCGGGAAGGAGCAGTGGCTGGTCATCGACCGGAAGGTGTACAACATCAGCGAGTTCACGCGCCGGCACCCCGGAGGCTCCCGGGTCATCAGCCACTACGCCGGGCAGGATGCAACG GATCCTTTTGTGGCATTCCACATCAACAAGAGCCTTGTGAGGAAGTATATGAACTCTCTCCTGATTGGAGAACTGTCTCCTGAGCAGCCCAGCTTTGAGCCCACTAAGAAC AAAGAGCTGACCGATGAGTTCCGGGAACTGCGGGCCACAGTGGAGCAGATGGGGCTCATGAAGCCCAACCACATCTTCTTCCTGCTGTACCTACTGCACATCCTGCTGCTGGATGTGGCTGCCTGGCTCACTCTTTGGGTCTTTGGGACATCCTTCGTGCCCTTCCTCCTCTGTGCAGTGCTGCTCAGCACAGTTCAG GCCCAGGCTGGCTGGCTGCAGCATGACTTTGGACACCTGTCCGTCTTCAGCACCTCTACGTGGAACCACCTGCTACATCATTTTGTGATTGGCCAGCTGAAG GGGGCCCCTGCCAGTTGGTGGAACCACCTGCACTTCCAGCATCACGCCAAGCCCAACTGCTTCCGCAAAGACCCAGACATCAACATGCACCCCTTCTTCTTTGCCTTGGGGAAGATCCTCTCTGTGGAG CTTGGGAAACAGAAGAAGAAGTACATGCCATACAACCACCAGCACAAATACTTCTTCCTGA TTGGGCCCCCAGCCTTGCTGCCTCTCTATTTCCAGtggtatattttctattttgttatccAGCGGAAGAAGTGGGTG GACTTGGCCTGGATGGTCACCTTCTACGTTCGCATCGTCCTCACTTACGTGCCATTGTTGGGACTGAAAGGCTTCCTGGGCCTTTTCTTCATGGTCAG GTTCCTGGAAAGCAACTGGTTTGTGTGGGTGACACAGATGAACCATATCCCCATGCACATTGATCATGACCAGAACAAGGACTGGTTCTCCACCCAG CTCCAGGCAACATGCAATGTGCACAAGTCTGCCTTCAATGACTGGTTCAGTGGGCATCTCAACTTCCAGATCGAGCACCA TCTTTTCCCCACGATGCCTCGACACAATTACCACAAAGTGGCTCCCCTGGTGCAGTCCCTGTGCGCCAAGCATGGCATCCAGTACCAGTCCAAGCCCCTGCTCTCAGCCTTTGCCGACATCGTCTA CTCACTGAAGGAGTCCGGGCAGCTCTGGCTAGATGCCTATCTTCAGCAATAA